The region GCTGTTCCAGAATGAGATCCAGCGGTGTCATACCATCGCGATCCTCAGCTTGTGGTGAAGCCCCGCTTGCCAGTAACAGCATGACAGCATCTGAGTGTAACAGCTCACATGCCATATGGAGTGGAGTTCTGCCCTCGTCCATGTGCTCGCATTCTCCCCGGTTCATGTAGGACCAAGAAGTCTCTTGAAGAATGAGAGCCATTATTTCCTTCCTGTTGTAGTGGACAGCCAAGGCTAGGTGTGGAGCAGATGAATGACTGCAGCAGACATTCTCACCTGGCATGGCAAAAGCACCATCTGAGAACTCATTCACCAAGTATTGTGCGTATGCTCGGTGGTCGTGCACGATGGCATACATCAGTGCCTCAGACGGAGTGTATGTCCGTTGGTGGCTGCATTCTTCCCAGTGAAATATCTCCATGTACCGCATGTCTTCCAACATCTGCACAGGTTCATGTTGCTTTACAGCTTGGTAAAAAGAGAACTTGCGTTCATCGCACGTGCCACCCATCTTGCCAGTCAGTCTACACCAGGTATTatgagaacatacagtatagaaatCTTTTACATTCTAGAATTTAGATTTAGAACTTACGTTCATTTGTCACAAATATGTTTGCCTGTCGCCATGGTGACACTAtgccctctcactcactcactcatcttctaccgcttatccgaactacctcaggtcacggggagcctgtgcctatctcaggcgttatccggcatcaaggcaggatacaccctggacggagtgccaatccatcgcagggcacacacacacacacactctcattcactcacacaatcacacactatggacaattttccagagatgccaattaacctaccatgcatgtctttggacagggggaggaaacacTACGCCgtcaaatttaattaataaatactaatgaccagtgttgtgctagttactaagaaagaaatagtaactagttacagttactagttccCTTCAACCAGGTAGTTAAATGTCCTGGTTGgaagtaactagttacagttactagttacttcactccaaaagtaactcaattactttttTGATTACTTACACgaaaaagtaacgcgttactgttgaaagtaactttttagttacttatttaaagaacgttctttaatgttcccattaatgcccttttatgcgttatggtctatacatgGTCTAtggtcccacccacatataatggttccaaCGCCCATTGGtctctatacaaatacaaaactgacttaaacacaaagtgatttttaaacactattttatttaagtcaGACCAACACAAACTGAATATATCACAaggatttctaaaataaataacaaaacaagacattaacacaacattcagAATCAAAGACTAAAATGGCTTATGTGTTAACTGAACAAGCATTAATTATCCCCAGTGGAGCAGCTTGACAAACTGACCATCATCACATCAACAACATTGGAAAAGAAATAATGACACATTTGGAGCAGCAGTGAGGTGCACTCTCAGCGACTTCGGATCAGCCaatgagagcaagagaggacagcatagtatacag is a window of Tachysurus vachellii isolate PV-2020 chromosome 3, HZAU_Pvac_v1, whole genome shotgun sequence DNA encoding:
- the LOC132842301 gene encoding ankyrin repeat domain-containing protein 9-like, with the protein product MGGTCDERKFSFYQAVKQHEPVQMLEDMRYMEIFHWEECSHQRTYTPSEALMYAIVHDHRAYAQYLVNEFSDGAFAMPGENVCCSHSSAPHLALAVHYNRKEIMALILQETSWSYMNRGECEHMDEGRTPLHMACELLHSDAVMLLLASGASPQAEDRDGMTPLDLILEQLRASKVNTRAKMLCLERLLMFKPELRFKMKSSLKNDPEYWSNVLGEETFNYLVGRTPGTLFLLAMQTILAQLPSREFFKSLDELPVPVFLKPL